In Mixta intestinalis, the following are encoded in one genomic region:
- the fabZ gene encoding 3-hydroxyacyl-ACP dehydratase FabZ has translation MTTETHTLNIEEILELLPHRYPFLLVDRVLEFEEHKYLRAVKNVSVNEPFFQGHFPGKPIFPGVLILEAMAQATGILAFKSVGKLEPGELYYFAGIDEARFKRPVVPGDQMVMEVTFEKTRRGLTRFKGVATVDGKIVCEATMMCARSREA, from the coding sequence TTGACTACTGAAACTCATACTCTGAATATTGAAGAGATTTTAGAACTACTACCGCACCGTTATCCGTTTTTACTGGTCGATCGTGTCCTGGAGTTCGAAGAGCACAAGTATCTGCGTGCGGTGAAAAATGTCTCCGTCAACGAACCGTTTTTCCAGGGGCATTTCCCTGGTAAACCGATTTTCCCCGGCGTGTTGATTCTGGAAGCGATGGCGCAGGCAACCGGCATTCTGGCGTTTAAAAGCGTTGGCAAGCTGGAACCGGGCGAACTTTACTACTTCGCCGGTATCGATGAAGCGCGCTTTAAGCGTCCGGTGGTGCCAGGCGATCAAATGGTAATGGAAGTGACCTTTGAGAAAACCCGTCGTGGCCTGACGCGCTTTAAAGGCGTTGCAACCGTAGACGGCAAGATTGTCTGTGAAGCGACCATGATGTGTGCCCGTAGCCGGGAGGCGTAA
- the lpxB gene encoding lipid-A-disaccharide synthase, which produces MAVRPLTIALVAGETSGDILGAGLIRALKAKHPDARFVGVAGPRMQAEGCESWYDMEELAVMGIVEVLGRLSRLLKIRRDLTRRFSALKPDVFVGIDAPDFNITLEGSLKQRGIRTIHYVSPSVWAWRQKRVFKIGRATDLVLAFLPFEKAFYDRYDVPCRFIGHTMADAMPLQPDKAAARRTLGIAEDALCLALLPGSRRAEVEMLSADFLKTAMLLRNKWPQLEIVVPLVNAQRREQFEHIKAAVAPDLPMHLLDGHGREAMVASDAALLASGTAALECMLAKCPMVVGYRMKPVTFWLAKRLVKTDYVSLPNLLAGRELVPELLQDECQPERLAAALAPLLGAGETRDSLLATFTELHQQIRWNADEQAAQAVLELANG; this is translated from the coding sequence ATGGCTGTTCGTCCCCTAACGATTGCCCTTGTCGCCGGAGAAACCTCCGGCGATATTCTAGGTGCCGGTTTAATTCGTGCGCTGAAAGCAAAGCACCCTGACGCCCGCTTTGTCGGCGTGGCGGGGCCGCGTATGCAGGCGGAAGGCTGCGAGAGCTGGTACGACATGGAAGAGCTGGCGGTAATGGGCATTGTTGAGGTGCTGGGACGCCTCTCGCGCCTGTTAAAAATCCGTCGCGATCTGACCCGCCGTTTCAGTGCCTTAAAGCCTGACGTTTTTGTCGGCATCGACGCGCCTGATTTCAATATTACTCTTGAAGGAAGCCTGAAGCAGCGCGGCATTCGTACTATTCACTATGTCAGCCCTTCGGTCTGGGCATGGCGGCAGAAGCGGGTGTTTAAAATTGGACGCGCTACCGATCTGGTGCTGGCCTTCCTGCCGTTCGAAAAAGCTTTTTACGATCGCTATGATGTTCCCTGTCGTTTTATCGGGCACACCATGGCGGATGCGATGCCGTTGCAGCCTGATAAGGCGGCGGCACGGCGCACGCTTGGCATTGCTGAAGATGCGCTCTGCCTGGCGCTGCTGCCGGGATCGCGCCGTGCGGAAGTTGAGATGCTCAGCGCCGACTTCCTGAAAACGGCAATGCTGCTGCGGAATAAATGGCCGCAGCTGGAAATTGTCGTGCCGCTGGTTAATGCACAGCGGCGCGAGCAGTTTGAACACATTAAGGCGGCGGTTGCGCCCGATCTGCCGATGCATCTGCTGGATGGTCACGGGCGCGAAGCCATGGTTGCCAGCGATGCGGCGCTGCTCGCCTCCGGTACCGCGGCGCTGGAGTGTATGCTGGCAAAATGCCCGATGGTAGTGGGCTATCGCATGAAGCCGGTAACCTTCTGGCTGGCGAAGCGGCTGGTGAAAACGGACTACGTTTCGCTGCCCAATCTGTTAGCCGGACGTGAGCTGGTGCCGGAACTGTTGCAGGATGAGTGTCAGCCGGAACGGCTGGCCGCCGCGCTTGCCCCATTGCTGGGCGCAGGCGAAACGCGCGATAGCCTGCTGGCAACCTTTACCGAGTTGCACCAGCAGATCCGCTGGAATGCCGATGAACAAGCGGCGCAGGCCGTACTGGAGCTGGCGAATGGCTGA
- the lpxA gene encoding acyl-ACP--UDP-N-acetylglucosamine O-acyltransferase: MIDATAVVHPSSIIEEGAVIGARVHIGPFCYIGANVEIGEGTVLKSHVVVNGHTRIGKENIITQFASIGEVNQDLKYAGEPTRVEIGDRNSIRESVTIHRGTVQGGGVTRIGNDNLLMVNAHIAHDCIIGNRCIFANNATLGGHVTVDDFAIIGGMTAVHQFCVIGAHVMVGGCSGVAQDVPPYVIAQGNHATPFGINIEGLKRRGFSKEGLHAIRNAYKLLYRSGKTLDEVKPEIEALAQEHAEVKPFYDFFARSTRGLIR; encoded by the coding sequence GTGATTGATGCAACCGCCGTAGTTCATCCAAGTTCGATTATCGAAGAGGGTGCCGTTATCGGCGCTCGTGTGCATATCGGTCCTTTTTGTTACATCGGGGCGAATGTCGAAATCGGTGAGGGTACCGTTCTTAAATCCCATGTGGTGGTGAACGGTCATACCCGCATTGGTAAAGAGAATATTATTACCCAGTTTGCCTCTATTGGTGAGGTTAACCAGGACCTGAAATATGCGGGCGAGCCAACACGCGTTGAAATTGGCGATCGTAACAGCATTCGTGAAAGCGTTACCATTCACCGTGGTACAGTGCAGGGCGGCGGTGTTACCCGTATCGGCAATGATAATTTGCTGATGGTAAATGCGCATATTGCTCACGACTGCATTATCGGCAACCGCTGCATTTTCGCTAACAACGCCACGCTTGGCGGGCACGTTACGGTGGATGATTTCGCTATTATTGGCGGCATGACGGCGGTGCATCAGTTCTGTGTTATCGGCGCTCACGTCATGGTTGGCGGCTGTTCCGGCGTAGCGCAGGACGTTCCGCCGTACGTGATTGCGCAGGGCAACCATGCCACGCCTTTCGGCATCAACATCGAAGGGTTGAAACGTCGTGGCTTTAGCAAGGAAGGGCTGCACGCTATCCGTAACGCTTATAAACTGCTTTACCGCAGCGGTAAAACGCTGGATGAGGTGAAGCCGGAGATTGAAGCGCTGGCGCAAGAGCATGCTGAAGTGAAGCCTTTTTATGATTTCTTTGCTCGCTCAACCCGAGGTTTGATTCGTTAA